A section of the Polyodon spathula isolate WHYD16114869_AA chromosome 29, ASM1765450v1, whole genome shotgun sequence genome encodes:
- the LOC121302375 gene encoding zinc metalloproteinase-disintegrin-like lachestatin-2 isoform X1, with protein sequence MGSFTPFLWIFTLFALPQSFEGAVVRLEGVERYEVVRPIRLRELHKRDTQRHRPSILRYRLTVEGEHVEMHLETNEDLLAKDYVETRYTEDGEKVTTAPQDLDHCYYHGHIHNDSGSSASISTCTGIRGFFKTRGRRYLIEPLSEQAGDTDEHAVYRYESLEQVPAVCGVTNTSWDDTYPKTSTVRSRASGRALTQDFKYIELFIVADNLEYKKMKSSFDAVRSRVFEVLNFINMVYKPLRTFVALVGLEVWTDTDKIQVTAPAGQTLDAFTTWRNTELVKTRKHDNAQLLTAIDFEGATVGLAFVATLCSGHSTGVIQDHSTSAIAVGATMAHEMGHNLGMSHDSSACVCSDSSCIMAPALSYTTPKLFSSCSFQNYQDFLTQRNPECLLDKPDKKDLLTDPVCGNRFVERGEQCDCGTVEECTNQCCDAKTCMLAKEAQCAEGPCCENCKIMSAGIECRKSKDDCDLPEFCTGDSNQCPEDMFTVNGAPCQNGQGYCYNGECPTLADQCRSLWGSGAVVGEDKCFDRNTQGTYYEFCKRTPTGDYVGCQKKDVKCGKLFCSGGNYSPSLGTGVMFWNCKTSFFRDKDEEDKGLVQKGVKCGDGKVCGGGECNDIQSVYRSANCSAKCSGHAQCNHKLECQCEPGWFTSSCHTQNPTGLSKDTIIGIAVSVCCLLLILLIGVLAVVLFIKKKQTRLHRPTSSRQVSGLSNPSFSQHHQKPPPSQGQYSSMYPPRAAPPAPHSAFKPGPTPSAPPSNTRPSAPPPAVPVFNTRPSPALPSAAKPTGQVTVKPTAPPIPSSKPAVSLANVRAGLKPVNNPRV encoded by the exons ATGGGGAGCTTCACTCCATTCCTGTGGATCTTTACACTCTTTGCTTTGCCTCAGTCATTTG AGGGCGCTGTCGTCCGGCTGGAAGGCGTGGAGCGCTACGAGGTGGTGAGACCGATCAGGCTGCGTgaattacacaagagagacacgcAG aggCACCGTCCGAGCATTCTCCGGTACAGGCTGACGGTAGAAGGGGAACACGTCGAGATGCATCTCGAAACGAACGA GGATTTGCTCGCCAAGGATTACGTTGAAACGCGCTACACCGAGGATGGCGAGAAAGTAACGACAGCCCCTCAAGACCTG gaTCACTGTTATTACCATGGGCACATACACAACGACAGTGGCTCCTCAGCGAGCATTAGCACCTGCACAGGAATCAG GGGATTCTTCAAGACTCGCGGCCGGCGCTATTTAATCGAGCCTCTATCAGAGCAGGCTGGGGATACGGATGAACATGCCGTGTACAGATACGAGAGTCTGGAGCAGGTGCCGGCTGTCTGTGGGGTCACCAACACGTCCTGGGACGACACGTATCCCAAAACCAGTACGGTGCGCTCCAGAGCCTCG gggaGAGCGCTTACACAAGATTTCAAATACATTGAGCTGTTTATTGTTGCTGATAATTTAGAG TACAAGAAAATGAAGAGCAGCTTTGATGCAGTTCGCTCTCGGGTGTTTGAAGTGCTCAACTTCATCAACATG GTGTACAAGCCCCTCAGAACCTTTGTGGCTCTGGTTGGGTTGGAGGTCTGGACCGACACTGACAAGATACAAGTGACAGCGCCCGCTGGTCAGACCCTGGACGCGTTTACTACGTGGAGAAACACTGAGCTGGTCAAGACCAGGAAGCACGACAACGCTCAGCTGCTGAC AGCTATTGACTTTGAGGGCGCCACAGTAGGACTTGCCTTTGTAGCGACGTTGTGTTCAGGACACTCCACTGGGGTTATTCAG GATCACAGCACAAGTGCAATCGCTGTTGGGGCCACGATGGCCCACGAGATGGGCCACAACTTAGGCATGAGCCATGACTCTTCAGCCTGTGTCTGCAGTGACTCCTCTTGCATTATGGCTCCTGCTCTCAG TTACACCACTCCCAAATTATTCAGCAGCTGCAGTTTCCAGAACTATCAGGACTTCCTTACCCAGAGAAACCCTGAGTGTTTGTTGGATAAACCTGACAAGAAGGATCTCCTCACAGACCCAGTGTGCGGCAACAGATTCGTCGAGCGTGGAGAGCAGTGTGACTGTGGCACCGTGGAG gagTGTACAAACCAGTGCTGTGATGCTAAAACCTGCATGCTAGCGAAGGAAGCCCAGTGCGCTGAGGGACCTTGCTGTGAGAACTGTAAG ATCATGTCGGCAGGAATAGAGTGCCGGAAAAGCAAAGACGACTGCGATCTCCCGGAGTTCTGCACTGGAGACTCTAACCAGTGTCCTGAGGACATGTTCACAGTCAACGGAGCACCATGCCAGAACGGGCAAGGCTATTGCTACAATGGGGAATGTCCCACATTAGCGGATCAATGCAGAAGCCTGTGGGGATCAG gtgCTGTGGTGGGCGAAGATAAATGCTTTGATCGCAACACTCAGGGAACATACTATGAATTCTGTAAACGAACACCAACTGGTGATTATGTTGGCTGCCAGAAAAA GGATGTGAAGTGCGGAAAGCTGTTTTGTAGCGGGGGAAACTACAGCCCTAGCTTGGGGACTGGGGTAATGTTCTGGAACTGCAAAACCAGCTTCTTCAGAGACAAGGACGAGGAGGACAAAGGACTGGTGCAAAAAGGCGTCAAATGTGGGGATGGAAAG GTTTGCGGTGGTGGTGAATGCAATGATATACAGTCTGTTTACAGGTCTGCTAACTGCTCTGCCAAGTGCTCAGGACACGCG caatgTAACCACAAACTGGAGTGTCAGTGTGAGCCAGGGTGGTTTACCTCCAGTTGTCATACTCAGAATCCCACAGGCCTGTCAAAAG ACACTATTATTGGCATCGCGGTCTCTGTCTGCTGTCTGCTCCTCATCCTTCTCATCGGAGTACTTGCAGTGGTACTCTTTATCAAGAAGAAACAGACGCGACTCCACAG GCCCACTTCTAGCAGACAGGTATCCGGACTTTCAAACCCCAGCTTTTCACAACATCATCAGAAACCGCCCCCGTCTCAAGGACAGTACAGCAGCATG tatccCCCTCGGGCTGCCCCGCCCGCCCCTCACTCTGCATTTAAACCAGGCCCCACCCCCTCAGCACCCCCCTCAAACACCAGACCCTCGGCTCCCCCTCCTGCAGTGCCAGTGTTCAACACT AGACCGTCTCCAGCTCTCCCTTCTGCCGCCAAACCAACCGGGCAGGTGACCGTGAAGCCCACCGCACCTCCGATCCCAAGTTCTAAACCAGCCGTCTCCCTGGCTAATGTGAGAGCT GGTCTGAAACCTGTGAATAATCCAAGAGTCTAG
- the LOC121302486 gene encoding transcriptional and immune response regulator-like, giving the protein MSYGSTDSLMVSPSAHGTNKFDTAHRKKAVANIFENVKEDSVLKLFQKTGDSKAQERAKIIFSLDQEPEEIARGLVALKQRKKNKMLRIANFIRASMKLL; this is encoded by the coding sequence ATGTCTTATGGAAGTACAGACTCGCTCATGGTCAGCCCCTCTGCCCACGGCACCAATAAGTTCGACACGGCCCACCGCAAGAAAGCCGTGGCTAACATCTTCGAAAACGTCAAAGAAGATTCGGTTCTGAAGCTGTTTCAGAAAACCGGGGACAGCAAAGCGCAGGAGAGAGCCAAGATCATCTTCTCCCTGGACCAAGAGCCCGAGGAGATTGCGAGGGGCTTGGTGGCACtgaaacagaggaaaaaaaacaagatgctgCGGATTGCAAACTTTATCCGCGCTTCGATGAAACTTCTTTGA
- the LOC121302375 gene encoding zinc metalloproteinase-disintegrin-like lachestatin-2 isoform X2 yields the protein MGSFTPFLWIFTLFALPQSFEGAVVRLEGVERYEVVRPIRLRELHKRDTQRHRPSILRYRLTVEGEHVEMHLETNEDLLAKDYVETRYTEDGEKVTTAPQDLDHCYYHGHIHNDSGSSASISTCTGIRGFFKTRGRRYLIEPLSEQAGDTDEHAVYRYESLEQVPAVCGVTNTSWDDTYPKTSTVRSRASGRALTQDFKYIELFIVADNLEYKKMKSSFDAVRSRVFEVLNFINMVYKPLRTFVALVGLEVWTDTDKIQVTAPAGQTLDAFTTWRNTELVKTRKHDNAQLLTAIDFEGATVGLAFVATLCSGHSTGVIQDHSTSAIAVGATMAHEMGHNLGMSHDSSACVCSDSSCIMAPALSYTTPKLFSSCSFQNYQDFLTQRNPECLLDKPDKKDLLTDPVCGNRFVERGEQCDCGTVEECTNQCCDAKTCMLAKEAQCAEGPCCENCKIMSAGIECRKSKDDCDLPEFCTGDSNQCPEDMFTVNGAPCQNGQGYCYNGECPTLADQCRSLWGSGAVVGEDKCFDRNTQGTYYEFCKRTPTGDYVGCQKKDVKCGKLFCSGGNYSPSLGTGVMFWNCKTSFFRDKDEEDKGLVQKGVKCGDGKVCGGGECNDIQSVYRSANCSAKCSGHAQCNHKLECQCEPGWFTSSCHTQNPTGLSKDTIIGIAVSVCCLLLILLIGVLAVVLFIKKKQTRLHRPTSSRQVSGLSNPSFSQHHQKPPPSQGQYSSMYPPRAAPPAPHSAFKPGPTPSAPPSNTRPSAPPPAVPVFNTRPSPALPSAAKPTGQVTVKPTAPPIPSSKPAVSLANGLKPVNNPRV from the exons ATGGGGAGCTTCACTCCATTCCTGTGGATCTTTACACTCTTTGCTTTGCCTCAGTCATTTG AGGGCGCTGTCGTCCGGCTGGAAGGCGTGGAGCGCTACGAGGTGGTGAGACCGATCAGGCTGCGTgaattacacaagagagacacgcAG aggCACCGTCCGAGCATTCTCCGGTACAGGCTGACGGTAGAAGGGGAACACGTCGAGATGCATCTCGAAACGAACGA GGATTTGCTCGCCAAGGATTACGTTGAAACGCGCTACACCGAGGATGGCGAGAAAGTAACGACAGCCCCTCAAGACCTG gaTCACTGTTATTACCATGGGCACATACACAACGACAGTGGCTCCTCAGCGAGCATTAGCACCTGCACAGGAATCAG GGGATTCTTCAAGACTCGCGGCCGGCGCTATTTAATCGAGCCTCTATCAGAGCAGGCTGGGGATACGGATGAACATGCCGTGTACAGATACGAGAGTCTGGAGCAGGTGCCGGCTGTCTGTGGGGTCACCAACACGTCCTGGGACGACACGTATCCCAAAACCAGTACGGTGCGCTCCAGAGCCTCG gggaGAGCGCTTACACAAGATTTCAAATACATTGAGCTGTTTATTGTTGCTGATAATTTAGAG TACAAGAAAATGAAGAGCAGCTTTGATGCAGTTCGCTCTCGGGTGTTTGAAGTGCTCAACTTCATCAACATG GTGTACAAGCCCCTCAGAACCTTTGTGGCTCTGGTTGGGTTGGAGGTCTGGACCGACACTGACAAGATACAAGTGACAGCGCCCGCTGGTCAGACCCTGGACGCGTTTACTACGTGGAGAAACACTGAGCTGGTCAAGACCAGGAAGCACGACAACGCTCAGCTGCTGAC AGCTATTGACTTTGAGGGCGCCACAGTAGGACTTGCCTTTGTAGCGACGTTGTGTTCAGGACACTCCACTGGGGTTATTCAG GATCACAGCACAAGTGCAATCGCTGTTGGGGCCACGATGGCCCACGAGATGGGCCACAACTTAGGCATGAGCCATGACTCTTCAGCCTGTGTCTGCAGTGACTCCTCTTGCATTATGGCTCCTGCTCTCAG TTACACCACTCCCAAATTATTCAGCAGCTGCAGTTTCCAGAACTATCAGGACTTCCTTACCCAGAGAAACCCTGAGTGTTTGTTGGATAAACCTGACAAGAAGGATCTCCTCACAGACCCAGTGTGCGGCAACAGATTCGTCGAGCGTGGAGAGCAGTGTGACTGTGGCACCGTGGAG gagTGTACAAACCAGTGCTGTGATGCTAAAACCTGCATGCTAGCGAAGGAAGCCCAGTGCGCTGAGGGACCTTGCTGTGAGAACTGTAAG ATCATGTCGGCAGGAATAGAGTGCCGGAAAAGCAAAGACGACTGCGATCTCCCGGAGTTCTGCACTGGAGACTCTAACCAGTGTCCTGAGGACATGTTCACAGTCAACGGAGCACCATGCCAGAACGGGCAAGGCTATTGCTACAATGGGGAATGTCCCACATTAGCGGATCAATGCAGAAGCCTGTGGGGATCAG gtgCTGTGGTGGGCGAAGATAAATGCTTTGATCGCAACACTCAGGGAACATACTATGAATTCTGTAAACGAACACCAACTGGTGATTATGTTGGCTGCCAGAAAAA GGATGTGAAGTGCGGAAAGCTGTTTTGTAGCGGGGGAAACTACAGCCCTAGCTTGGGGACTGGGGTAATGTTCTGGAACTGCAAAACCAGCTTCTTCAGAGACAAGGACGAGGAGGACAAAGGACTGGTGCAAAAAGGCGTCAAATGTGGGGATGGAAAG GTTTGCGGTGGTGGTGAATGCAATGATATACAGTCTGTTTACAGGTCTGCTAACTGCTCTGCCAAGTGCTCAGGACACGCG caatgTAACCACAAACTGGAGTGTCAGTGTGAGCCAGGGTGGTTTACCTCCAGTTGTCATACTCAGAATCCCACAGGCCTGTCAAAAG ACACTATTATTGGCATCGCGGTCTCTGTCTGCTGTCTGCTCCTCATCCTTCTCATCGGAGTACTTGCAGTGGTACTCTTTATCAAGAAGAAACAGACGCGACTCCACAG GCCCACTTCTAGCAGACAGGTATCCGGACTTTCAAACCCCAGCTTTTCACAACATCATCAGAAACCGCCCCCGTCTCAAGGACAGTACAGCAGCATG tatccCCCTCGGGCTGCCCCGCCCGCCCCTCACTCTGCATTTAAACCAGGCCCCACCCCCTCAGCACCCCCCTCAAACACCAGACCCTCGGCTCCCCCTCCTGCAGTGCCAGTGTTCAACACT AGACCGTCTCCAGCTCTCCCTTCTGCCGCCAAACCAACCGGGCAGGTGACCGTGAAGCCCACCGCACCTCCGATCCCAAGTTCTAAACCAGCCGTCTCCCTGGCTAAT GGTCTGAAACCTGTGAATAATCCAAGAGTCTAG